The Salinispora tropica CNB-440 genome has a window encoding:
- a CDS encoding chorismate mutase, producing the protein MMTGVAEQNGSTDDTSGAEGTVDRDAGTKEPLAVAQIANIRQRIDEIDGTLIDLWQERARLSRQVGATRMASGGTRLVLSREQEILERFRAALGADGTQVALLLLRAGRGPL; encoded by the coding sequence ATGATGACAGGCGTGGCGGAGCAGAACGGCAGCACGGACGACACGAGTGGCGCGGAGGGCACCGTCGATCGCGACGCCGGCACGAAGGAGCCGTTGGCCGTGGCGCAGATCGCGAATATCCGGCAACGGATCGACGAGATCGACGGAACCCTGATCGACCTCTGGCAGGAGCGGGCACGGCTCTCCCGGCAGGTTGGCGCGACCCGAATGGCCTCCGGCGGCACCCGCTTGGTGCTCTCTCGCGAGCAGGAAATCCTGGAACGCTTCCGGGCCGCGCTGGGCGCGGACGGCACCCAGGTCGCCCTCCTGCTGCTCCGCGCCGGCCGCGGCCCGCTCTGA